The Fortiea contorta PCC 7126 genome has a segment encoding these proteins:
- the cmr4 gene encoding type III-B CRISPR module RAMP protein Cmr4: protein MYKKAYGIIETLAPLHVGATAGEESGNLNLIFRDQFTQTGILPGSSIRGRLRSEMRLLDGEQTANYWYGNEAGSEQSETNNESIIKFEYASILWLPVFCPGQPIVWVTSPRLLQRYQRIAGDSIKIQDKYLKQIEIPDPYTGSTNLKARESQSKKTLFFNLGFLTINQTTDLSPWFPSQKQKPAVIVEDSDIAMIHDMALYRQSRVRLKLDQKIVDGGGFFNTEALPEGTILVFPIAIKDDKSGKKWQPFNNTQTADIYLGGLESIGFGHCNLTLNEV from the coding sequence ATGTACAAAAAAGCTTATGGCATTATTGAAACCTTAGCACCATTGCACGTCGGTGCAACCGCCGGCGAAGAAAGCGGAAATTTAAACCTGATTTTTCGTGACCAATTTACCCAAACAGGAATCCTTCCTGGTAGTTCAATTCGCGGTCGCTTGCGTTCAGAAATGCGTTTATTAGATGGAGAACAAACAGCAAATTATTGGTATGGTAACGAAGCAGGTTCAGAACAATCAGAAACAAACAACGAATCCATCATCAAATTTGAATACGCTTCCATACTTTGGCTACCCGTATTTTGTCCCGGTCAACCCATAGTTTGGGTAACAAGTCCGCGCCTACTACAACGCTATCAAAGAATCGCCGGTGACAGCATCAAAATTCAAGATAAATATCTCAAACAAATAGAAATACCAGACCCATACACAGGTTCCACAAACTTAAAAGCACGAGAATCACAAAGTAAAAAAACCCTATTTTTCAACCTAGGATTTTTAACCATCAACCAAACCACAGACCTATCCCCGTGGTTCCCCTCCCAAAAACAAAAACCAGCAGTAATAGTAGAAGACAGCGATATAGCCATGATTCACGACATGGCATTATATCGCCAAAGCCGCGTCCGTTTAAAACTCGACCAAAAAATAGTTGATGGTGGCGGATTCTTCAACACCGAAGCCCTACCAGAAGGAACCATCTTAGTCTTCCCCATCGCCATCAAAGACGATAAATCAGGGAAAAAATGGCAACCATTCAACAACACCCAAACCGCAGACATTTACCTAGGCGGCTTAGAATCCATCGGCTTCGGACACTGCAATTTAACCTTAAACGAAGTATGA
- the dnaK gene encoding molecular chaperone DnaK, with product MAKVVGIDLGTTNSCVAVMEGGKPTVIANAEGFRTTPSVVAFAKNGDRLVGQIAKRQAVMNPENTFYSVKRFIGRRYDEVTKEATEVSYKVVSSNGSVKLESSNGGKPFAPEEISAQVLRKLVEDASKYLGETVTQAVITVPAYFNDSQRQATKDAGKIAGIEVLRIINEPTAASLAYGFDKKSNETILVFDLGGGTFDVSILEVGDGVFEVLATSGDTHLGGDDFDKKIVDFLAEKFKKDEGIDLRKDKQALQRLTEAAEKAKIELSSVTQAEINLPFITATQDGPKHLDTTLTRATFEELCSDLIDRSRVPVENALRDAKLSKGDIDEVVLVGGSTRIPAVQQLVKQLLGKDPNQSVNPDEVVAVGAAIQAGVLAGDVTGILLLDVSPLSLGVETLGGVMTKIIPRNTTIPTKKSEVFSTAVDGQTNVEIHVLQGEREFSNDNKSLGTFRLDGIPPAPRGVPQIEVTFDIDANGILNVTAKDKGTGKEQSISITGASTLDKSDVDRMVREAEQNANADKERREKIERKNQADSLAYQAEKQLQELGDKVPEADKTKVEGLVKELRDAVTKEDDEQIKKLTPELQQALFAVGSNIYQQAGGAAPGAAPGDGGQTPPSSGSSGDDVIDADFTESK from the coding sequence ATGGCAAAAGTAGTTGGAATTGACTTAGGAACAACAAATTCTTGCGTAGCAGTCATGGAAGGTGGTAAACCCACGGTTATTGCTAACGCAGAAGGCTTTCGGACAACCCCATCGGTGGTAGCATTTGCCAAAAATGGCGATCGCTTAGTCGGTCAAATCGCCAAACGCCAAGCGGTGATGAACCCCGAAAATACTTTCTATTCAGTCAAACGCTTCATCGGTCGTCGCTACGACGAAGTGACAAAAGAAGCCACTGAAGTTTCTTACAAAGTAGTCAGCAGCAACGGTAGCGTCAAGCTAGAATCCAGCAACGGTGGTAAACCCTTCGCTCCCGAAGAAATTTCTGCTCAAGTCCTCCGCAAACTTGTCGAAGACGCCAGCAAATACCTCGGCGAAACCGTCACCCAAGCTGTAATCACCGTCCCCGCTTACTTCAACGACTCCCAACGCCAAGCAACTAAAGACGCTGGAAAAATTGCTGGAATTGAAGTCCTGCGGATTATCAACGAACCTACCGCTGCTTCCCTGGCTTATGGCTTCGACAAAAAGAGCAACGAAACCATTCTCGTGTTTGACTTGGGTGGTGGAACCTTCGACGTCTCCATCCTGGAAGTAGGCGATGGCGTATTTGAAGTACTAGCTACCTCCGGTGATACCCACCTCGGCGGTGACGACTTCGATAAAAAAATTGTGGACTTCCTCGCTGAAAAGTTCAAAAAAGACGAAGGAATCGACCTCCGCAAAGACAAACAAGCTTTACAGCGTCTCACCGAAGCCGCAGAAAAAGCCAAAATTGAACTATCCAGCGTCACCCAAGCAGAAATCAACCTCCCATTCATCACAGCGACCCAAGACGGGCCGAAGCACCTGGATACAACCCTGACCCGCGCTACATTTGAAGAACTTTGTTCTGACCTCATCGACCGTTCTCGCGTCCCTGTAGAAAACGCTCTCCGTGATGCCAAACTCAGCAAAGGCGATATCGATGAAGTAGTATTAGTCGGTGGTTCCACCCGGATTCCCGCAGTTCAACAGCTAGTTAAGCAGTTACTCGGTAAAGATCCTAACCAAAGCGTTAACCCTGATGAAGTGGTTGCAGTTGGTGCCGCTATTCAAGCAGGTGTACTAGCTGGTGATGTCACAGGTATCTTGTTGTTAGACGTGTCACCTCTGTCCTTGGGTGTCGAAACCCTCGGCGGCGTCATGACCAAAATTATCCCTCGCAACACCACCATCCCCACCAAAAAATCCGAAGTCTTTTCTACCGCTGTAGACGGACAAACCAACGTGGAAATTCACGTCCTCCAAGGAGAGCGGGAATTCTCCAACGACAACAAGAGCTTGGGAACCTTCCGCCTTGATGGAATTCCCCCAGCACCACGCGGTGTCCCCCAAATTGAAGTTACCTTCGACATCGACGCTAACGGTATCCTCAACGTCACCGCCAAAGATAAAGGTACTGGTAAAGAACAGTCCATCAGCATCACCGGCGCTTCCACCTTGGATAAATCTGACGTTGACCGCATGGTCAGAGAAGCCGAACAAAACGCCAACGCCGACAAAGAACGGCGGGAAAAAATTGAACGCAAGAACCAAGCCGACTCCTTAGCTTACCAAGCTGAGAAGCAACTGCAAGAATTGGGCGATAAAGTCCCCGAAGCCGACAAAACCAAAGTTGAAGGTTTGGTGAAAGAACTGCGTGACGCCGTGACAAAAGAAGATGATGAGCAAATCAAAAAGCTCACCCCAGAACTGCAACAAGCTCTGTTCGCCGTTGGTAGCAACATCTATCAACAAGCAGGCGGCGCGGCTCCCGGTGCGGCTCCTGGCGACGGTGGTCAAACACCTCCTTCCTCCGGTAGCAGCGGTGATGATGTAATTGACGCAGATTTCACAGAAAGCAAATAG
- a CDS encoding type III-B CRISPR module-associated Cmr3 family protein produces the protein MFKYLITINPLGLMYGSAGAFLSPDNLVGLSGYKFPPEAATLSGLMFSVNKITKNFPQNELSANLFVAGPFWAEIREKQYFYVPIPWQKIIAKKAVDEWQLKDGQWELENKSEKLEPDYRWQKIDSWGIPAKVIRNNKYTSVSDNPWKTISFLHPKIKNSERCVEKADGLFLENSVQMSDNTCLVYLSTHPLENGWYRFGGENHIVEIECEEITNKKFLNLLNQPIKRTFALITPAVWGSNRFSHRYPQHENFPQTIEMLTDKPISYRYRAKGNLGRGRYAVPAGSVYVLNEPLNKTWWEWDEAWFPKEGYSLKRVGCGLCLPIEIKGVA, from the coding sequence ATGTTCAAATACCTAATCACAATTAATCCTTTAGGATTGATGTATGGAAGTGCAGGCGCATTTCTTTCACCAGATAATCTAGTCGGACTTTCAGGCTACAAATTTCCACCAGAAGCCGCAACATTATCAGGTTTAATGTTTAGCGTTAACAAAATAACCAAAAATTTTCCTCAAAATGAATTAAGTGCTAATCTATTTGTAGCCGGCCCTTTCTGGGCAGAAATAAGAGAAAAGCAATACTTTTATGTTCCCATTCCTTGGCAGAAAATTATTGCCAAAAAAGCAGTAGATGAATGGCAATTAAAAGATGGTCAATGGGAATTAGAAAATAAAAGCGAGAAACTAGAACCAGATTATCGCTGGCAAAAAATAGATTCTTGGGGAATTCCAGCTAAAGTAATCAGAAATAATAAATATACATCTGTATCAGATAATCCTTGGAAAACTATTTCCTTTCTCCACCCCAAAATTAAAAATTCAGAACGTTGTGTAGAAAAAGCTGACGGACTCTTTCTCGAAAACTCCGTGCAAATGTCAGACAACACCTGCTTAGTTTATCTCTCAACTCATCCCCTAGAAAATGGCTGGTATCGCTTCGGTGGTGAAAATCATATTGTGGAAATTGAATGTGAGGAGATAACAAATAAAAAATTTTTAAACCTACTAAATCAACCAATCAAACGCACCTTCGCCTTAATCACACCCGCTGTTTGGGGTTCTAACCGCTTCTCTCATCGCTATCCCCAACACGAAAACTTTCCCCAAACAATAGAAATGCTCACAGATAAACCCATATCTTACCGTTATCGCGCCAAAGGAAACTTAGGAAGAGGACGTTACGCCGTTCCCGCTGGTAGCGTTTATGTACTCAACGAACCATTAAATAAAACTTGGTGGGAATGGGATGAAGCATGGTTTCCCAAAGAAGGTTATAGCCTCAAACGTGTAGGATGCGGTCTATGTTTACCAATAGAAATTAAAGGAGTCGCCTAA
- a CDS encoding tetratricopeptide repeat protein, with translation MKSQKTSWLLTWQFICIIPLCFVHTAVFAFPTFSALTQVNSKAAADELLQKGNQLYQAKQPEAAIIFWKQAREMYKQLQESQGESQAGLNLGTAYLFLHKYRDAIITLKAVLPITQSGKNRRGEAQALGNLGIAYNAVGNYSKAIILHKQAGKILLAMGDRSALGKVILNLGKTFAVLGDYDNAIAAFQQSLLITQEMKDREAEGIAQGNLGNVYATLEKYEQAIIAHKRSLKIAQEWCVMTTLNAPYQIKIFNSH, from the coding sequence ATGAAATCTCAAAAGACATCCTGGTTACTAACCTGGCAATTTATTTGTATAATTCCTTTGTGCTTTGTGCATACGGCTGTTTTCGCTTTTCCAACCTTTTCGGCATTAACTCAGGTTAACTCGAAAGCTGCAGCAGATGAACTTTTGCAAAAAGGTAATCAACTGTATCAAGCTAAACAACCAGAAGCGGCGATTATTTTCTGGAAGCAAGCGAGGGAGATGTATAAGCAATTACAGGAATCCCAAGGGGAAAGTCAAGCAGGTTTGAATTTGGGAACTGCTTATTTGTTTTTACACAAATATCGTGATGCAATTATTACTTTAAAAGCGGTTTTACCCATCACTCAATCTGGAAAAAATCGCCGGGGTGAAGCCCAAGCATTAGGAAATTTGGGGATTGCTTACAATGCTGTGGGTAACTATAGCAAAGCTATTATTTTGCACAAGCAAGCTGGAAAAATTTTGTTGGCGATGGGCGATCGCTCGGCTTTAGGAAAAGTTATTCTTAACTTGGGTAAAACTTTTGCTGTTTTGGGAGACTATGACAACGCGATCGCTGCGTTTCAGCAGAGTTTGCTAATTACCCAGGAAATGAAAGACCGCGAAGCAGAGGGTATAGCTCAAGGAAATCTGGGGAATGTTTACGCAACTTTGGAAAAATATGAACAAGCAATTATCGCCCACAAGCGAAGTCTAAAAATTGCCCAAGAATGGTGCGTTATGACAACGCTTAACGCACCCTACCAAATTAAAATTTTTAATTCACATTAA
- a CDS encoding Cas10/Cmr2 second palm domain-containing protein has protein sequence MSKYTAITFAPVQGFIEKSRKLRDLYGASLILSYLSQRLVLEAAKTTTVISPASISLQKGMPNRLLLQGEFSQHQAETTLLSAWKGILQTSRVWIEKKLPNDTYHWEREWTNWGNHTWEIFSGRGESISAAMDDLETRKLSRGWTAINWIGESSSLTGTDGIAFPGLGGEERNPRNRQWSVEKKDIKNFYKHLACALENLPQEAEPEGKFFALHEKLSIPELVKRLVTLPEIAKDLGMDKLESFSEIYRGPETKNEEGKGRWTGWFMGDGDEVGKHLKKLAVLENGDDELKKFSQAMRNWGKDFNRDFPREIGRIVYAGGDDFLGVIYSEKDREPITAKQAFAWLSKLPQEWQKHDQKIGLSVGFVWAGSSVPQRDILKHCREAEKLAKASGRGRITIRIVFNSGQYVQWTCPWDYLDILNKYQDREHQANWSHVYQDLAQLQARRAFNSDKKTFDEKFVIQFFDIYFPGEGKELQNDENAKRIVGFSDEDDIFDKSKAKIEWINNLIKVGWHLCSNT, from the coding sequence GTGTCAAAATATACTGCTATCACCTTTGCTCCGGTGCAAGGATTTATCGAAAAGTCGCGTAAATTAAGAGATTTATACGGAGCATCCCTAATTCTCTCCTACTTAAGTCAACGCTTAGTGTTAGAAGCTGCAAAAACCACAACAGTAATTTCCCCAGCCAGCATTAGCTTACAAAAAGGAATGCCAAATCGCCTCCTGCTCCAAGGAGAATTTTCCCAACACCAAGCAGAAACAACCTTACTGTCTGCGTGGAAAGGAATCTTACAAACAAGTCGCGTCTGGATAGAAAAGAAATTACCAAACGACACCTACCACTGGGAAAGAGAGTGGACAAACTGGGGAAACCACACCTGGGAAATCTTTTCGGGAAGGGGTGAGAGCATTTCTGCAGCGATGGATGATTTAGAAACCCGCAAACTTTCCCGTGGATGGACAGCGATTAACTGGATTGGCGAGAGTTCCAGTCTCACGGGTACCGATGGAATTGCGTTTCCCGGATTAGGAGGAGAAGAGAGAAATCCTCGAAATCGCCAGTGGAGTGTAGAAAAAAAAGATATCAAAAACTTTTATAAACACCTCGCTTGTGCATTAGAAAATCTTCCCCAAGAAGCAGAACCCGAAGGAAAATTTTTTGCACTCCATGAAAAATTAAGCATTCCCGAATTAGTTAAACGTCTAGTCACCCTTCCAGAAATCGCCAAAGATTTAGGGATGGATAAACTAGAAAGTTTCAGCGAAATTTATCGAGGCCCAGAAACCAAAAATGAGGAAGGTAAAGGACGTTGGACGGGTTGGTTTATGGGAGATGGTGACGAAGTAGGGAAACATTTAAAGAAATTAGCAGTTTTAGAAAATGGTGATGACGAACTCAAAAAATTTAGTCAAGCCATGCGTAACTGGGGAAAAGACTTTAACAGAGACTTTCCCAGAGAAATCGGTCGAATAGTTTATGCAGGTGGTGACGATTTTTTAGGAGTGATTTATAGTGAAAAAGACCGAGAACCAATTACAGCCAAACAAGCCTTTGCATGGTTAAGCAAATTACCTCAAGAATGGCAAAAACATGACCAAAAAATCGGCTTAAGTGTTGGCTTTGTCTGGGCTGGTTCTAGCGTTCCCCAAAGAGATATTTTAAAACATTGTCGTGAAGCCGAGAAACTAGCCAAAGCTTCAGGACGCGGAAGAATCACCATCAGAATAGTCTTTAATAGTGGTCAATATGTGCAGTGGACTTGTCCTTGGGATTATTTAGATATCTTAAACAAATATCAAGACAGAGAACACCAAGCAAATTGGAGTCATGTATATCAAGATTTAGCGCAATTGCAAGCCCGGCGCGCTTTTAATTCTGACAAAAAAACATTTGATGAAAAATTCGTTATTCAATTCTTTGATATTTACTTTCCTGGCGAAGGTAAAGAATTACAAAATGATGAAAATGCCAAACGTATCGTAGGTTTTAGCGATGAAGATGATATTTTTGACAAAAGCAAAGCCAAAATCGAATGGATAAACAACTTAATTAAAGTAGGCTGGCATTTATGTTCAAATACCTAA